A section of the Clostridium felsineum DSM 794 genome encodes:
- the dut gene encoding dUTP diphosphatase gives MVNLKVKKIDEAAILPEYAHEGDAGLDLFSIEEKIIKAGESALIRTGIQMELPRDTEAQVRPRSGLALKHSITVLNTPGTIDEGYRGEVKIILINHGKEDFKVEKSMKIAQMVIKPVLRVKVEEVEELSDTDRGQGGFGSSGLKK, from the coding sequence ATGGTAAATTTAAAAGTTAAGAAAATAGATGAAGCAGCAATACTTCCAGAATATGCTCATGAAGGGGATGCTGGTTTAGATTTGTTTTCTATTGAAGAGAAGATAATCAAAGCGGGAGAAAGTGCGCTAATACGTACCGGCATTCAAATGGAGCTTCCACGTGACACTGAGGCACAAGTAAGACCTAGAAGTGGACTTGCGTTAAAGCATTCAATAACAGTTTTAAACACTCCAGGAACTATCGATGAAGGATATAGAGGAGAGGTTAAAATAATACTTATAAATCACGGAAAAGAAGATTTTAAGGTTGAAAAGTCAATGAAGATAGCTCAAATGGTAATTAAGCCTGTACTTAGAGTAAAGGTTGAAGAGGTAGAAGAACTTTCAGATACGGATAGAGGACAAGGCGGATTTGGTTCTTCTGGATTAAAAAAATAG
- a CDS encoding MBL fold metallo-hydrolase — protein MIINRVDKSTCIFSYDNIKECTTHVFIIKKKNRVYVIDTFCGTESMKPVIEEIKDKEVFVINTHFHWDHVWGNSAFKKDLIISHERCRKILDKAWESQIEENKEYILGNVEKCLPTLTFNNKINFHEDGIVLFHSPGHTEDSISIFDSETKTLYVGDNLEKPIIYVENGDIASYINTLKTYMEYGTERIFAGHTLNLTKKDILDTINYLEALKRGDKIEFNTDYERKIHEDNLKMVSEGEI, from the coding sequence ATGATAATTAATAGGGTGGACAAAAGTACATGTATTTTTTCCTATGACAATATTAAAGAATGTACTACACATGTTTTTATAATTAAAAAGAAAAATAGAGTATATGTCATTGATACCTTTTGTGGCACTGAAAGCATGAAACCAGTTATAGAAGAGATTAAAGATAAAGAGGTCTTTGTTATTAATACACATTTTCATTGGGATCATGTTTGGGGAAATTCTGCATTTAAAAAGGATTTGATAATAAGTCATGAACGTTGTAGAAAGATATTAGATAAAGCTTGGGAGAGTCAAATAGAAGAAAATAAAGAGTATATTTTAGGCAATGTAGAAAAGTGTCTTCCTACATTGACCTTTAATAACAAAATTAATTTTCATGAAGATGGTATTGTGTTATTTCACAGCCCAGGTCACACGGAAGATAGTATTTCAATTTTTGATAGTGAAACTAAAACCTTATATGTTGGAGATAATCTTGAAAAACCAATAATTTATGTGGAAAACGGAGATATAGCTTCATATATAAATACTCTTAAAACATATATGGAATATGGTACTGAGAGAATTTTTGCTGGACATACTCTGAATTTGACTAAAAAAGATATTTTGGATACAATTAATTATCTAGAGGCACTAAAAAGAGGAGATAAAATAGAATTTAATACTGACTATGAAAGAAAAATACACGAGGATAATTTGAAAATGGTAAGTGAAGGAGAAATTTAA
- a CDS encoding hemolysin family protein gives MVTLINVIIIFLLVFMNAFFVAAEFSMVKVRKSKIETLVLDGDKNAKYTLSVIKNLNSYLSACQLGITLASLGLGWIGEPAISKILVPLFKLINMPLNITHSMSAIFGFVMITGFHIVLGELAPKAVAILNTESMAKHTAIPLIIFYKITYPIIVAFNKSTDFVLKVFGIKQLDEHEDAHTDEEIRMLVEESYKHGLIDKTELTFVDNVFDFSEKTVKEIMVPRTDMECIFIEDSFEDIINTIMNERFTRYPVCEESKDNIIGLVHIKDLYKLKFKDNNENIKEIIREVKFVPESMSISELFKTFQKERMQMAIVIDEYGGTFGLVTIEDILEEIVGEIQDEFDEETEEIKKTESGSYVVDGKVLIEDINELLDIDIYEENIDTIGGWFYSKCKKYPKPHEKITYNGYEFVILKGNRKRIEEILIRNLSQKSS, from the coding sequence ATGGTTACTTTAATAAATGTAATTATAATATTCTTACTTGTATTTATGAATGCATTTTTTGTTGCGGCAGAATTTTCAATGGTGAAAGTAAGGAAATCTAAAATAGAAACTTTAGTACTTGATGGTGATAAAAATGCTAAATATACTTTAAGTGTAATTAAAAATTTGAATTCTTATTTATCTGCATGTCAATTGGGAATAACTCTAGCATCCTTAGGTCTTGGATGGATTGGAGAACCAGCAATATCTAAAATTTTAGTTCCACTATTTAAGCTTATTAATATGCCCTTAAATATAACTCATTCAATGTCAGCTATATTTGGCTTTGTAATGATAACTGGATTTCATATTGTTCTTGGTGAACTTGCACCAAAGGCAGTGGCTATTTTGAATACAGAAAGTATGGCAAAACATACTGCAATACCTTTAATAATATTTTATAAAATAACTTATCCAATAATAGTTGCATTTAATAAGAGTACAGATTTTGTTCTAAAGGTATTTGGTATAAAGCAGCTTGATGAACATGAAGATGCTCATACTGATGAAGAAATAAGAATGTTAGTTGAGGAAAGCTATAAGCATGGATTGATTGATAAAACAGAATTGACATTTGTAGATAATGTATTTGATTTTTCCGAAAAGACTGTAAAAGAAATTATGGTACCTAGAACAGATATGGAGTGTATTTTTATAGAGGATTCCTTTGAAGATATAATTAATACTATAATGAATGAGAGATTTACAAGATATCCTGTATGTGAAGAGAGCAAAGATAATATAATTGGTCTTGTACATATTAAGGATTTATATAAGTTAAAATTTAAAGATAATAATGAAAATATAAAAGAAATTATAAGAGAAGTTAAGTTTGTACCAGAATCTATGTCTATTAGTGAACTATTTAAAACCTTTCAAAAGGAAAGAATGCAAATGGCAATAGTAATTGATGAATATGGAGGAACTTTTGGTCTTGTTACTATTGAAGATATTTTGGAAGAGATAGTTGGAGAAATACAAGATGAATTTGATGAAGAAACTGAAGAAATTAAAAAAACTGAAAGTGGAAGCTATGTTGTAGATGGAAAAGTTTTAATAGAAGATATTAATGAATTATTAGATATAGATATATATGAAGAAAATATTGATACAATAGGTGGATGGTTTTATTCTAAGTGTAAAAAGTATCCTAAACCACATGAAAAAATAACGTATAATGGATATGAGTTTGTTATACTAAAAGGTAATAGAAAAAGAATAGAGGAGATACTAATTAGAAATTTATCTCAAAAGAGTAGTTAA
- a CDS encoding TetR/AcrR family transcriptional regulator, with translation MKNKDVQAITVQNLVDEAQIARSTFYSLYEDKQDFLNQIIDNMFYQLREQTKPEKFDTLSDFYETACYRCYMKHFEYIEEHSEFFKVMLGNHGISSFRKRMEDSAVETYEEIFKYIDETKLPIPKDYLIQYVISAHIGLTFKWLRDGMKYSAIYMAELVSRITFKGIFISFSLELLQ, from the coding sequence ATGAAGAATAAAGATGTTCAAGCAATAACCGTTCAGAATCTTGTAGATGAGGCTCAAATAGCCAGAAGTACTTTTTACTCATTATATGAAGACAAGCAAGATTTTTTAAATCAGATAATTGATAATATGTTTTATCAGCTAAGAGAACAAACAAAACCTGAAAAATTTGATACTTTATCTGATTTTTATGAAACGGCTTGTTATAGATGTTATATGAAGCATTTTGAATATATAGAGGAGCATTCAGAATTTTTTAAGGTTATGTTAGGTAATCATGGAATATCAAGTTTTCGAAAAAGGATGGAAGATAGTGCGGTAGAAACTTATGAAGAAATTTTTAAATATATTGATGAAACTAAGCTTCCAATACCAAAGGATTATTTAATTCAATACGTAATTTCAGCACATATTGGACTTACGTTTAAATGGCTTAGAGATGGGATGAAATATAGCGCTATATATATGGCAGAGCTTGTTAGCAGGATAACCTTTAAAGGAATTTTTATTTCATTTAGCTTAGAATTATTGCAGTAA
- a CDS encoding amidohydrolase family protein yields MNLEFRKEYVKDYVGTYGEKIMSGKISLEDHYESPDWEATGDPQYETARDKEKYFQVVKTKLHSAEERIKDMNRNGVEMSIMSLTQPGVQEVLDTKEAIKIAHEMNIWVYENYVKKYPKRFNAFAAVAMQEPEEAAKELEFCVKELGFVGALINGYTMKGNKDHIEYLDESQNFCFWKKMTELDVPLYLHPRDPAPSQQIGYKGYNGLSGSAWGFGAETALHTIRLLCSGLFDELPSAKLIIGHLGENLTQGLTRMQRRFDDQVPCGNHKKPVTEYFENNVWVTTSGHFDTHALLNAILTCDSKKIMFSADTPYESLDEAAIWFDNLPISYAEKVKMGRQNAVDLLKLNI; encoded by the coding sequence ATGAATTTAGAGTTTAGGAAGGAATATGTAAAAGACTACGTTGGAACTTATGGTGAGAAGATTATGAGTGGAAAAATTTCACTTGAAGATCATTATGAATCTCCTGATTGGGAAGCTACAGGTGATCCACAATATGAAACTGCTAGAGATAAAGAGAAATATTTCCAAGTTGTGAAAACTAAATTACATTCTGCTGAGGAACGTATTAAGGATATGAATAGAAATGGTGTTGAGATGTCAATTATGTCTTTGACACAACCAGGTGTACAAGAGGTTCTTGACACAAAGGAAGCTATAAAAATTGCTCATGAGATGAATATTTGGGTTTATGAAAATTATGTGAAAAAGTATCCTAAAAGATTTAATGCTTTTGCAGCAGTAGCTATGCAAGAGCCGGAAGAGGCAGCAAAAGAATTGGAATTTTGCGTTAAGGAACTTGGATTTGTTGGAGCACTCATTAATGGATATACCATGAAAGGTAATAAAGATCATATTGAATATTTAGATGAGTCTCAAAATTTTTGCTTTTGGAAAAAGATGACTGAATTAGATGTTCCATTATATCTTCACCCACGTGATCCAGCTCCAAGTCAACAAATTGGATATAAAGGATATAATGGACTTTCAGGTTCAGCTTGGGGGTTTGGAGCAGAAACAGCACTTCATACCATTAGACTATTATGTAGTGGTTTATTTGATGAATTACCAAGCGCAAAGTTAATTATTGGGCATTTAGGAGAAAATCTTACTCAAGGTTTAACAAGAATGCAACGTCGTTTTGATGATCAAGTACCATGTGGTAATCATAAAAAACCAGTAACAGAGTATTTTGAAAATAATGTTTGGGTAACAACTAGTGGGCACTTTGATACACACGCTCTTTTGAATGCAATTTTGACATGCGATAGTAAAAAAATTATGTTTTCTGCTGATACTCCATACGAAAGTCTTGACGAAGCAGCTATATGGTTTGATAATTTGCCAATAAGTTATGCAGAAAAAGTTAAAATGGGAAGGCAAAATGCTGTTGATTTGCTTAAGTTAAATATTTGA
- a CDS encoding S66 family peptidase, whose translation MEFRFKRGDKVALISCSDGINIENKSRLYSVVDAFKLMGIECEISKCIFRKKAQFSGTGAERAEELMSFFKSKDIKAIFDVSGGNSANQILDYLDFDIIKNNPKPYFGMSDLTVVLNSLYKKIGFKGYHYAVYNFGRENASLQRQWFEKSFIEGKKDIFDFKYKWLRKGSIEGEVIGGNIRCFLKLAGTEYFINPEGKVLLLEAMGGNVSNIASLMEQLSMLRYFDKLSGIILGTFSEIQRDGNIDILKEIILEKTEKFNVPIIKTEEIGHGSNSKCIIIGEKIKIV comes from the coding sequence ATGGAGTTTAGATTTAAAAGAGGTGACAAAGTAGCTTTAATAAGTTGTTCTGATGGAATAAATATAGAAAATAAATCAAGACTTTACAGTGTAGTTGATGCTTTTAAGTTGATGGGAATTGAATGTGAAATTTCAAAATGTATATTTAGAAAAAAAGCTCAGTTTTCAGGCACAGGAGCTGAAAGAGCAGAAGAACTTATGAGCTTTTTTAAAAGTAAGGATATAAAAGCGATTTTCGATGTTTCGGGAGGCAATTCAGCAAATCAAATTTTAGATTATTTAGATTTTGATATTATAAAAAATAATCCTAAGCCTTATTTTGGAATGAGTGATTTAACGGTAGTCTTAAATAGCTTGTATAAAAAAATAGGATTTAAAGGTTATCATTATGCAGTATATAATTTTGGACGTGAAAATGCATCTCTTCAAAGGCAGTGGTTTGAAAAATCCTTTATTGAAGGAAAGAAAGATATTTTTGATTTTAAATATAAGTGGCTTAGAAAAGGTTCTATTGAAGGTGAAGTAATAGGTGGGAATATAAGATGTTTTTTAAAGCTTGCAGGAACTGAGTATTTTATAAATCCAGAAGGAAAAGTTCTTTTGCTTGAAGCCATGGGTGGTAATGTAAGTAATATAGCTTCTTTAATGGAACAGCTTTCTATGCTTAGGTATTTTGATAAACTTTCAGGAATAATATTAGGTACCTTTAGTGAAATTCAAAGAGATGGAAATATAGATATACTGAAGGAAATAATTCTTGAAAAAACAGAAAAATTCAATGTTCCAATAATTAAAACAGAGGAAATAGGACATGGTAGTAATAGTAAATGTATTATAATTGGAGAAAAAATTAAAATTGTATAA
- a CDS encoding nitroreductase family protein, translated as MLKEIEERRSIRKYIDRPVEEEKIMEIIESGRLAPSGDNTQPWHFIVVKEKENRERVIEVSHNQKWMKTAPVIIVCVCDIRSRLDSNIEIKLDEESKELELKQIIRDTAMATENMVLEAKNLGLDTCYVAWFTQDEIRPVLNIPKDKYVSHVLTLGYSDEKPKMRPRKRLEDIIHMEKW; from the coding sequence TTGCTTAAGGAAATAGAAGAAAGAAGAAGTATAAGAAAATATATAGATAGGCCTGTGGAAGAGGAAAAAATAATGGAAATTATTGAAAGTGGCAGATTAGCACCTTCTGGCGATAACACTCAACCCTGGCACTTTATAGTTGTAAAAGAAAAAGAAAATAGAGAAAGAGTTATAGAGGTATCACATAATCAAAAGTGGATGAAAACAGCCCCAGTTATTATAGTATGTGTTTGTGATATTCGATCAAGGCTTGATTCAAATATAGAAATAAAATTAGACGAAGAGAGTAAAGAACTTGAATTAAAGCAAATTATAAGAGATACGGCAATGGCCACTGAAAATATGGTGCTAGAGGCAAAAAATCTCGGATTAGATACTTGTTATGTTGCTTGGTTTACACAAGATGAAATAAGACCTGTACTTAATATACCTAAAGATAAGTATGTGTCTCACGTATTAACTTTAGGATATTCTGATGAAAAACCAAAGATGCGCCCGAGAAAAAGGTTAGAAGATATAATTCATATGGAAAAATGGTGA
- a CDS encoding GNAT family N-acetyltransferase: MKEKIIIREAKTQDAALMLEYLYKIGGESDFLTFGQGELKKSEFEEKEFIENAVKSHNALFLVAEAEGKIVGNLNFAGGKNSKVRHTGEFGVSVLKEYWGQRIGKKLIERLIAWSKEASIIRKINLRVRTDNLRAIALYEDLGFIKEGIIKRDFFIEGKFYDSFSMGLFID, encoded by the coding sequence ATGAAGGAAAAAATAATAATTAGAGAAGCAAAAACACAAGATGCAGCTCTTATGCTAGAATATCTTTATAAAATTGGAGGAGAATCAGATTTTTTGACTTTTGGACAAGGCGAACTCAAGAAAAGTGAATTTGAGGAAAAGGAATTTATTGAAAATGCAGTAAAAAGCCATAATGCACTTTTCTTAGTAGCTGAAGCTGAAGGAAAGATAGTAGGAAATCTTAACTTTGCAGGAGGAAAAAATTCAAAGGTTAGGCATACAGGTGAATTTGGAGTTAGTGTGCTTAAAGAATACTGGGGACAAAGGATAGGAAAGAAATTAATAGAAAGATTAATAGCTTGGAGCAAAGAAGCTTCTATAATTAGAAAGATAAATTTAAGAGTTAGAACGGATAATTTAAGGGCAATAGCTCTATATGAAGACTTAGGTTTTATTAAAGAAGGAATAATAAAAAGAGATTTCTTTATTGAAGGAAAATTCTATGATTCATTTTCTATGGGACTTTTTATAGATTGA
- a CDS encoding TerC family protein — protein MNFLQGLINNYAQFFSIEVLTATLTDPSNWMIIFSLVILEGLLSSDNAVVLAIMVKHLPKKQQNKALLYGIWGAYIFRFIAIGVGTYLIKIWWIKLIAAGYLLKMSYSHFAGKSQEDEVDETKALKKGFWGTVITVELMDIAFSIDSVSAAFGVSNKVWVLFLGAVLGILSMRCVAQIFLVLIDKIPELENSAYILIGIIGIKMLLNLINIEIPNTVFFIVLVAVFLVTIIFHYVKESRHRVHKF, from the coding sequence ATGAACTTTTTACAGGGACTTATAAACAACTATGCCCAGTTTTTCTCAATAGAAGTACTTACAGCCACTTTAACAGATCCGTCAAATTGGATGATAATATTTAGTTTAGTTATTTTAGAGGGACTTCTATCTTCAGATAATGCAGTAGTACTTGCAATAATGGTTAAGCATTTGCCAAAAAAACAACAAAATAAGGCTTTACTTTATGGAATATGGGGAGCTTACATATTTAGATTTATTGCCATTGGAGTGGGAACATATTTAATTAAAATCTGGTGGATAAAATTAATAGCAGCAGGATATCTATTAAAGATGTCTTATAGTCATTTTGCGGGAAAATCACAAGAGGATGAAGTAGATGAAACTAAAGCTTTAAAAAAGGGCTTTTGGGGTACTGTAATTACGGTAGAATTAATGGATATAGCTTTTAGTATAGATAGTGTTTCAGCTGCCTTTGGAGTATCAAATAAAGTTTGGGTTCTATTTTTAGGAGCTGTTTTAGGAATACTATCAATGAGATGTGTAGCTCAAATTTTTTTAGTTTTAATAGATAAGATACCGGAGCTGGAAAATTCAGCATATATTTTAATAGGAATTATAGGAATAAAAATGCTTTTGAATTTAATAAATATTGAAATACCTAATACAGTGTTTTTTATAGTCTTAGTTGCTGTTTTTTTGGTTACTATAATATTTCATTATGTAAAGGAAAGTAGACATAGAGTGCATAAGTTTTAA
- a CDS encoding 6-phospho-beta-glucosidase, protein MIKGFNEGFLWGGATAANQCEGGYLDGNKGLSTVDVIPSGKDRFPVMLGEKKMLECDDESFYPSHEAIDFYHNFKSDIALFAEMGFKCFRMSLAWARIFPNGDEETPNEEGLKFYDDVFDECLKYGIEPLVTITHFDVPVHLVKTIGSWRSRKMVDYYEKLCRVIFNRYKNKVKYWLTFNEINMLLHLPFIGAGLVFEDGENKEEVKYMAAHHQLIASAKATQIAHEINPEFKIGCMLAAGNTYANTCAPEDVWSSIEKDRENYFFIDVQSRGEYPNYAKKMLERKGIKLNIEEGDEELLKNNTVDFISFSYYASRLTSADPNINKSTEGNVFATLKNPYLKASEWGWQIDPLGLRITLNSLYDRYQKPLFIVENGLGAVDTPDESGYVEDDYRIDYLKRHIEAMRDAVNVDGVELIGYTPWGCIDLVSASTGEMKKRYGFIYVDKDNEGKGTLKRSKKKSFYWYKKVIESNGSDIE, encoded by the coding sequence ATGATAAAAGGTTTTAATGAAGGATTTTTATGGGGAGGCGCTACTGCTGCAAATCAATGTGAAGGTGGATATTTAGATGGAAATAAGGGATTATCTACAGTTGATGTAATTCCAAGCGGAAAGGATCGTTTTCCTGTAATGTTAGGGGAAAAGAAGATGCTTGAATGTGATGATGAAAGCTTTTATCCAAGTCATGAAGCTATTGATTTCTATCATAATTTTAAAAGTGATATAGCTCTATTTGCAGAAATGGGCTTTAAATGTTTTAGAATGTCGTTAGCTTGGGCACGTATATTTCCAAATGGAGATGAGGAAACTCCAAATGAAGAAGGTCTAAAATTTTATGATGATGTGTTTGATGAATGTTTAAAATATGGAATAGAACCTTTAGTTACAATAACTCATTTTGATGTTCCTGTGCATTTAGTGAAGACAATAGGTTCTTGGCGAAGTCGTAAAATGGTAGATTACTATGAAAAATTGTGCAGAGTTATATTTAATCGATATAAAAATAAGGTTAAATACTGGCTTACCTTTAATGAAATAAATATGTTACTGCATCTACCTTTCATTGGCGCAGGTTTAGTGTTTGAAGATGGTGAAAATAAAGAAGAGGTTAAATACATGGCAGCACATCATCAGCTTATTGCAAGTGCTAAGGCAACACAAATTGCCCATGAAATAAATCCAGAATTTAAAATTGGATGTATGCTGGCAGCTGGAAATACTTATGCAAACACCTGTGCACCAGAGGATGTATGGAGTTCTATTGAAAAGGATAGAGAAAACTATTTCTTTATAGATGTACAATCTCGTGGAGAGTATCCAAACTATGCTAAAAAAATGCTTGAAAGAAAAGGGATCAAGCTAAATATAGAAGAAGGCGATGAAGAACTTTTAAAAAATAATACTGTTGATTTTATATCCTTTAGTTATTATGCATCCCGTTTAACCAGTGCAGATCCTAATATAAATAAGAGTACAGAAGGAAATGTATTTGCTACATTGAAAAATCCTTATTTAAAAGCAAGTGAGTGGGGATGGCAAATAGATCCTCTAGGGCTTAGAATAACGCTCAATTCTTTATATGACCGTTATCAAAAACCATTATTTATTGTTGAAAATGGGTTAGGTGCAGTAGATACTCCAGATGAAAGTGGATATGTGGAGGATGATTATAGAATTGATTATTTAAAACGTCACATAGAAGCAATGAGAGATGCTGTTAACGTAGATGGAGTGGAGCTTATTGGATATACACCTTGGGGGTGTATAGATTTAGTAAGTGCATCAACTGGAGAAATGAAGAAACGTTATGGTTTTATTTATGTAGATAAAGATAATGAAGGAAAGGGCACACTAAAACGTTCTAAAAAGAAAAGCTTCTATTGGTACAAAAAAGTAATAGAATCCAATGGATCTGATATAGAATAA
- a CDS encoding beta-glucoside-specific PTS transporter subunit IIABC, producing the protein MKYEKLAKDIISNVGGKENVNSLTHCITRLRFKLKDESKANTEVLKNMDGVVTVIKSGGQYQVVIGNHVPDVYADVVAIGGFKSSSDEVTQEKTNLFNAFIDTISGVFTPTLGVLAATGMIKGFNAMFVAFGLLTKTSGTYNILNAVGDCLFYFFPIFLGYSAAKKFKGNHFIGMAIGASLVYPTLTTLTTGKPLYTLFAGTIFASPVYVTFLGIPVILMSYSSTVIPIILAAYVGVKVEKGFAKIIPDVVKTFLVPFCTLLVMVPLSLIVIGPISTWAGKLLGAGTLAIYNLSPILAGIFIGAFWQVFVIFGLHWGLVPIAMNNLAVLHYDPILAGTLGASFAQTGVVLAILIKTKNIKLKGIALPAFISGIFGVTEPAIYGVTLPRKKPFIISCIGAAIGGGITGFMGTKLWMMGGLGIFAIPSYIGPKGIDRGFYGAVMSVVISFVLGFIIMFVAGFKDDENVEDSKKKSEEALVKQETLVSPLKGEVKPLSEIKDEAFSTGALGKGIAIEPIEGKLVAPVDGVLTTVFPTGHAIGITSDKGCEILIHIGMDTVKLEGKYFKTILKQGDYVKAGDVILEFDIAAIKKAGYVITTPVVVTNSENYLDIIETDKTKVERKDQLLTVMI; encoded by the coding sequence ATGAAGTACGAAAAGTTGGCCAAAGACATAATAAGTAATGTCGGAGGAAAAGAAAATGTTAATAGCTTGACACACTGTATTACACGTTTACGTTTCAAATTAAAGGACGAAAGCAAAGCAAATACAGAAGTGCTTAAAAATATGGATGGCGTTGTAACCGTTATCAAAAGTGGTGGACAATATCAAGTAGTTATTGGTAACCATGTTCCAGATGTTTATGCTGATGTTGTAGCAATTGGTGGATTTAAGTCTTCATCAGATGAAGTAACACAAGAAAAAACAAATTTATTTAATGCATTTATAGATACTATTTCAGGTGTATTTACACCAACACTGGGAGTACTTGCTGCAACAGGTATGATAAAAGGCTTTAATGCAATGTTTGTAGCTTTTGGACTTCTTACTAAAACTTCTGGAACTTATAATATTTTAAATGCAGTAGGTGACTGTTTGTTCTATTTCTTCCCTATATTCCTAGGCTACTCAGCAGCTAAGAAATTTAAGGGTAACCATTTTATAGGTATGGCAATAGGTGCGTCTCTTGTTTATCCTACATTAACAACATTAACTACTGGAAAACCTCTTTATACGTTGTTTGCAGGAACCATATTTGCATCACCAGTTTATGTAACTTTCTTAGGAATTCCTGTTATATTAATGAGTTATTCCTCAACTGTTATTCCGATAATTCTAGCGGCATATGTAGGTGTTAAGGTTGAAAAAGGCTTTGCAAAGATAATACCAGATGTAGTAAAAACATTTTTAGTTCCATTCTGCACTTTACTCGTTATGGTACCTCTATCATTAATAGTTATAGGACCAATTTCAACTTGGGCTGGTAAACTATTAGGAGCAGGAACACTTGCTATATATAACTTAAGTCCAATTCTTGCAGGTATATTTATAGGTGCTTTCTGGCAAGTATTCGTTATATTCGGACTTCACTGGGGGTTAGTACCTATAGCAATGAACAATTTAGCAGTGCTTCATTACGATCCAATACTAGCAGGAACTCTTGGAGCTTCATTTGCTCAAACAGGTGTAGTTTTAGCTATACTAATTAAGACAAAGAACATAAAATTAAAAGGAATTGCGCTTCCAGCATTTATTTCAGGTATATTTGGTGTTACAGAACCAGCTATATATGGTGTTACACTTCCTCGTAAAAAGCCATTTATTATAAGTTGTATAGGAGCAGCTATTGGTGGTGGTATAACAGGCTTCATGGGAACTAAACTATGGATGATGGGTGGACTTGGAATATTTGCAATACCAAGCTATATAGGGCCAAAAGGAATAGACAGAGGTTTCTACGGTGCAGTTATGTCAGTTGTAATAAGTTTTGTATTAGGCTTTATAATAATGTTTGTAGCAGGCTTTAAAGATGATGAAAATGTAGAAGATAGCAAAAAAAAAAGTGAAGAAGCATTAGTAAAACAAGAAACATTAGTTAGTCCATTAAAAGGAGAAGTTAAACCTTTATCAGAAATTAAGGATGAAGCCTTTTCTACAGGAGCATTAGGAAAAGGAATTGCAATTGAACCAATAGAAGGAAAGCTTGTAGCGCCAGTAGATGGTGTTTTAACAACAGTATTTCCAACAGGTCATGCAATTGGTATAACAAGTGATAAAGGCTGTGAAATATTAATTCATATAGGTATGGATACAGTAAAGCTAGAAGGAAAATACTTTAAAACAATATTAAAGCAAGGTGATTATGTTAAAGCTGGAGATGTAATATTGGAATTTGATATAGCAGCAATAAAGAAGGCTGGATATGTTATTACTACACCTGTAGTTGTAACTAATTCAGAAAATTATTTAGATATTATAGAAACTGATAAAACTAAAGTTGAACGTAAGGATCAACTATTAACAGTAATGATATAA